From a single Spongiibacter taiwanensis genomic region:
- a CDS encoding AraC family transcriptional regulator: MRPVNKTTEDLLSPSIPTNYSRLIARSLGLNEKNLAEILVGTGISTKEFLRDDTRLTGLQQIQLFSNAQRLSKVPHLGLQFGQRVTPSTHGAIGFLVNSSPTLLDALNAFRDFLPLRMHLTQFTIGTDANWLSCNLHVHPEVPQHLHRLFLEVLCLAIYAITESTLGQPPAGAELYLTYPEPEYGARYREIMACNIHFGAAENCLKIPKNLASVTNISADQHSYEIAQRQCKELSQHFYKDLHTTKSQVRRLLLSIPNHQISSQEVASAMFISGSTLSRRLADEGTSFREIRDEVLSSLAAGYLKNSQLSIEAISSLLNYHDSSNFRRAFKRWFQITPDQYRKNYSNQKSDEKI; this comes from the coding sequence GTGCGCCCAGTGAACAAAACCACCGAAGATTTACTCTCACCATCAATACCAACAAACTACTCTCGCTTAATTGCGAGATCACTTGGTTTAAATGAAAAAAACCTCGCCGAAATCTTGGTCGGAACTGGCATATCAACAAAAGAATTTTTGCGCGATGACACCCGTCTGACAGGGCTTCAGCAAATACAACTTTTCAGCAATGCGCAACGACTATCGAAGGTTCCACATCTCGGCTTACAGTTCGGCCAAAGAGTAACGCCATCTACCCATGGCGCCATAGGGTTTTTAGTAAATTCCAGCCCCACCCTGCTGGACGCACTCAACGCCTTTCGCGATTTCCTCCCATTACGCATGCATCTAACGCAGTTCACCATTGGAACCGATGCTAATTGGTTAAGCTGCAATCTTCACGTTCACCCCGAAGTTCCTCAACACCTTCACAGATTATTTTTAGAAGTATTGTGCCTTGCAATTTACGCCATAACCGAATCAACGCTAGGACAACCCCCAGCAGGAGCGGAGCTATATCTAACCTACCCAGAACCAGAGTACGGAGCACGCTACCGGGAAATAATGGCTTGTAACATTCACTTCGGTGCTGCAGAAAACTGCCTAAAAATTCCAAAGAACCTAGCCAGCGTCACCAACATCTCTGCAGACCAACACAGCTATGAAATAGCCCAGCGTCAATGCAAAGAGCTTTCACAGCACTTTTACAAAGACTTGCATACAACCAAATCTCAAGTGCGCCGCCTACTTCTATCGATCCCCAACCACCAAATATCTAGCCAAGAAGTCGCCTCTGCCATGTTTATTAGTGGCAGCACTTTATCTCGTCGGTTGGCCGACGAAGGAACCAGCTTCCGGGAGATTAGAGATGAAGTGCTATCCTCGCTAGCAGCAGGCTATCTTAAAAACAGCCAGCTATCGATCGAAGCTATTTCAAGCTTACTTAACTACCACGACAGTTCAAATTTTAGACGCGCATTTAAACGCTGGTTTCAGATAACACCCGATCAATATCGCAAAAATTATTCGAACCAAAAGTCCGACGAAAAAATTTAA